CTCTAAAGCAGAATTCATCTGTGCTGAGATGGTTGACCTAAAAACATTTAAGCATTTATGTCTTGGCTGATGTAGCTTATTTATTAGATGCCACATTAAAGAACATTATGAGAAGTTAAAATGAATATCTTCTATCTGATGTAGTGTCAGGCAGCTTTAATCTGatagtgataaataaaaaaagataaatctgGACAGGTTCCTTATTCAAAGTATCAAAGTATCAAAGTACTGATCTACACTATCATGAGTCAAGCCAACACTTGGTgtcataaatgttttttttaaactatattaTGGGGATTTTTTCATGATTAACTCACATTTCCTAAATAGAGATCACTGGTATCACACACATTGGTTTCTTTTTTAGTAATATTCCAatggaaattattattattattattattgttattattattattatattattattatatttctcaAAGCTGCAGCAACATTAACTGAGCAGgctataaaagtaaaaacaggTTAAAAGcggtttaaggtgtgtgtttacctgtgtgacGGGACTCAAACTCAGTTCCGGGTCAGGACCGGAAAAAACGGGGAACCGTTTAAAGTTTTCAGCACGCGGGTGGTTAGCGTTAGCCGCTAGCTAACACTAACGGTTTGCTGTggagtttgttgttgtttttttattttttactaacACTGAAATACGTCCAAAAGCAGACGGACGCTTTCCTCTGTCACAACAGCGCGGAGCAGAAGAAAATTTGCCCGCAGTGGAGCTACTTTGGCTGGCGTTAGCTAAATCTGCAGAGTTTGGGCGGTTGGCTGTATGTGGACCAGCTAGCGTAACGTTAACTCCGTGAACCTGAGCTAGCGTTACCGCCaccttcaccatcatcatcatcaccatcatcattgtGAGTTCAGCACGACCCGGCACGATCTAGTGGAATAAACCGGGTGAGTTAATGTGCGCCAACTTCTTTCTTGCATGTAAAGTCAAGCTAATCATGCTAAAGTTAATATAGCACCTGCCAGTTTGTGCCGAAGTCTCTCAGCGCTAACTGACGTTGCTAACTGCTAGCTAAAACGTTAGCTTCATTACTCTGATAAAGTCGATAAGAATGTAAcgttagctgtttttttttaactaaaacaCACGCGTTTGTTGCAGATTTACATTTAACGTGAAGGTTTGGGGCTCATTTTCTAGAAATAACTTAAATGAATCATTCCTGTTTGTTTAAAGTGATTCATGAGCATAATATTGTAATAGTTCATTTAATATTAACCGCTTGTGTATGGCTTGCTAGCTAGCTCTGCTCATTTATCCTGAATTTGTCTCATCCAAATAACTTTCTATCCATGTGTTCTTTGGAGACTGAGACAGTTTTACatcaaatgtaattaatttaattcGCCTAATAACCTGTAGCTGCAAAGGCCTGTCCTCTAATTCCCCATTCCTGAAACTATTTGtctatcaaataaaaaatgaaagcactGATTTTTCAGGTGTTTTCCGTTTACTTTTTGGAGGGTTTTCAGAGACTTGAGTTGAAATGTCTGAAGTGGCTGATAAAGATAACAGTATGTTTGAGCTGTGGTCATTCAGATAACTTAAAAGCAGAAATGGAGCATCTGTAAGTGATTTTACAGGCTTTTTGTTCCCTcccattcattttattttatattatcacCCAGTATTATTCACTATGATTGTAAAAAATGCACTTAAGCTAACTGGCAGTTTTTCTAGAGGAGATGGACTAAATATCAGGCCAAGCTAGTTAATCATTAAGTCGATCATTAACAAACAAGTATAGCAACAATCTTCAACCACGCCCAGGTTTGTTTCTTACAGAATTTGTCTCCTTGTACTTAGCAATGATGCAACGTACAGCTGTTCTAGACACTGTAAAACACCTAGAAATTGCAGTATAGCCTTCCCCTCTCATTATGAGCCTCCACTATCTTCTCTCTGAGCTCAAGAAtgatttcctttgtctttggcaTGGTGAGTAAGAGTAGTCCCTCTCAATAATGTGTTCAAGTGCCCTGTTTGGAGTCCCTTAAGTAAAGCTCAATGCTGATTGAATGCTCAGGTGTTGCTAGGAAGCCAATTGACTGCACAGGTGTGGTTTGagagctgattggttgattaggtgtgttttgaaagcaaaaatTCACATGGGGGCTAATGTTTTTGACCACCCCATTTTTCACTACATTTGATATAAAGCAAGCCTAAAAATTTAGTTTACATTCCAAAATGTACCAAAAGCTACTAAATAGCACTGGTGAATGTGTGATTATATCAAGTTTTATCAATGATGCAAACATTGGGCAGAATTTTAGGAAAATTCCTGGGGGGCTAATCATTTTAACCTCAACTGTATATAGCTTCAGTATCCCTTCCTCTCAGTTTTCAAATGCATACAGTTTATTAACAGTACTGTGAATCtctttttaaacttgttttggCGTCATGTTTTTAGATTTCCCTCTGCATCGCTCTCAAAAAGTTTTTTGCAAGCTCCTTTGAACATCAAAAACCAGAACAAGAATCAGGACACAGTAAGTATTTTGGCATACGGCAGCGTTTTCCCACCTCCACAAACCAATTTCCTGGAAGAAATCCTGAAAAGCactgtgcacatttgtgtgttgGTATTTCACTTGTTTGCTGTAGGAATCTACCCTAATTCCTGACCTGTGGATcacttttttttcagtgatttctGAGGCTGTAGTTTGTAAATTATCTAGTTTAtcatctttcttcttctacGTGGAATTAGTTTGTAGCtattctttgtcttatgtgaaaATTGTTAGTTCCACTTGCAACACTAATTGTCCTACAAAATACAGGTGAACAGGAATTCTGTGAGTGAGTGGCAGTGTTgagtttaatgtgtgtttgttgtgtttgttttccagatAACATCCAGTGCCCACACAGCTGTGTTGATGAGAGGTGACAAATCATGGGTAGCTGGACTTCATGAAACtgccaaaatgtcttcaatCCTTGGACTCCCTACACGAGGATCAGACGTAACGATTCACATCGCCAAAGTCCACTTGCACCCCCTTTGTGTGCTTGTGGAGTTCTGGGGGAAATTTTGCCAGGACAGGATAGCAGACTATGAGTGCCTGGCCAAAGACATTCAGTATCCTGGAAACGTGTTTCAAGAGTTTGAAGGGTATCCTAGTGACCAGTGCTTGGTTGAGGTAGATGGCACTTGGTACAGGGCCCGCATAGTCTCAAGAAATGGCTTGAAATACAGTGTGTTTCTCATTGACAAAGGGGTGACCTGTAGCACCACTACAACTAAGCTGGCATGGGGTAAGAAAAGCCACTTCCACCTGCCACCTGAAGTGGAATTTTGTGTCCTAGCCAATGTGTTACCTCTCTCACCTGAGAACAGATGGTCTCCAGTGGCATTTGACTTTCTGAAATCTCTCTCTGGGAAGTCTGTGAAGGCACATGTACAAGATGTGCTGGTGCAACACAGAACTTTTGTCCTGCACATCCCTTGCATATCTAAACAAATGTATGAGATGGGAATTGCCAGGAAGCTGTCTACAGACGTTTTCCTGGACTCTGTCCTTATGTCACTGCAGTCCCATAGTGGAACTGAAGCGTCTCCAGACAATCGGCAGACCTTCGTTGGAGCAGGTGAGCGACTGCACAAGCAAGAGTTCTTCATGTACCCAGAGCTGCCTGCAGGAACTGTGGAGACCGTCATAGTGACAGATGTAACAAATCCGCAGCGGATTTTTTGCCAGTTGAGGGTGTTCTCCCAAGAGCTGAAGAAACTTTCTGAGCAAATCACACAGTGCTATGAGGGCAGAATGACCAATTGCATTGTAGGTCCAGAAATGATTGGGTTTCCATGTGCTGCAAGAGGAAGTGATGGCAGGTGGTACCGCTCTGTTCTACAACAGGTATTCCAAGCCAACAAAGTGGTGGAAGTGTTGAATGTTGACTATGGAACAAAACAGTTTGTTCAAGTTAAGAACGTAAGACCTCTGGCTGCAGAGTTCTTCAGGATGCCTGTTGTGACTTACATCTGCTCCCTCCATGGAATCATTGACAAAGGGGTTGGATGGACATCGAGTCAGATCGAATATCTCAGGACACTTCTTCTGTGCAAGACGGTGATTGCCAAATTTGAGTACCAAAGCATCTCTGAGGGTGTTCACTATGTCACGCTGTACGgggatgaaaacacaaacattaacaacTTGTTTGGTTCCAAGGAAAGCTACTCGCTGGAGTGTGAAAAAACACTTGGAGATTATGCCATCCGCACCACTGCTTACAGCCGCCAGCATTCAGCTctgcaaaaaagaaatcaaagaaagatGCTAACTCCTGGACAGGCTGcagaagaaaaggaagggaaagaaaCAACTGTGAACTTGCCAGCTGAAGACCCCTTTCTTAACTCCTCACATGTGGCAGTTGTTCAGCACGTGTCTGACCCATCAGAGTTTTGGGTCCAAATGCAGAACCACACAAAAGAGTTGGATGAACTTATGGATAGTATCTACCATCTCTACAAAGATTCAGTGAATAAAGATGTGGTGAGGAATCCAACTGTTGGGCTCTACTGTGCTGCCAAGGCAGAAGATGGTGACTTCTACAGAGCAACTGTGGCTGAAGTTGGTGAGAGACAAATCAAGGTGTTCTTTATTGATTATGGAAACACCGAAGTGGTTGACGGAGATAATGTCAGGGTCCTTCCTGACAAGTTCAAAAAGCTGCCACACCTAGCACTGAAATGCACCCTGGCTGGTGTCAGGCCGAAAGAAGGAAGATGGAGTCGTACTGCCTGTGAGTTTTTCATCAAAGCGGTCAAAGATAAAGTACTAAGAGTACATGTGACAGCAAAATATGATGAGGGCTATGTTGTCCAACTAACAGATCCTGAAGCTTATGGAGAAAAAGATCTCACCACACTGATGTGTAGTTCTGGTTTTGCTGAAAGGACTGAGCTACAGAGACAACCCAAACCCAAAATGACCACTCATCCTGCCATTCTTCCTCCCATACCACTTCCAGATACCAGACTCTCAGGACTGTGCACGAACAATGGGATGTCTTTCCAGACCCCAAACACAACAGGCCCTGCCCGTAATGAAAGAAGAATTCCTTCATTCAAGGAGCACATGTTTCCCATTGGAAGTGTTCTTGATGTCAATGTCTCCTACATTGAAAGCCCAAATGATTTCTGGTGCCAGCTTGTACACAATGCTGGGCACTTGAAATTGCTCATGCATGACATCCAGGCTTATTATGCAGGAAGTAAATTTCAGCCTCTTGTAGATACTGCTTGTGTTGCTTGTCACCCTGATAATGGAATGTGGTACAGGGCCCTTGTAATTCACAAACATGAAACGCCTCATGTGGACGTGTTGTTTGTTGACTACGGCCAGACAGAGATGGTCTCCCTCTACGACCTGAGGAGGATCTGCCCCGAATTCCTCGCTCTGCACGGCCAAGCCTTTCGATGCAGTCTGTTAAACCCTGTTGACCCCACGTCTGCCACAAATGAGTGGAACGACGAAGCAGTGGCAAAGTTCCAAAACTTTGTGGAAACTGCTGCATCCAACTTTGTGATTTTGAAGTGCACCATATATGCTGTTATGTACAGCGAGCAGAAGATAGTTTTCAACATTGTGGATCTCGAAACTCCCTTTGAGAGTGTGTCCACCAGTATGGTCAATCTAGTCAAGAGCATGCCTCCCAAGAAGGCTGGTGGGCCATCTTTTCGACTGGACACGTACTACTACTCTACGCACAACGTCAAAACTGGAACAGAGGAAGAGGTCACAGTGACATGTGTGAACAATGTCCGCCACTTCTACTGCCAGCTCGAGAGGAATGCTGATGTGATAAAAGATCTCAAGATCAAAGTGAGCAATCTGTGCCATCAGCTAGAGAATGTAAAGCTCCCAACAGTGTTTGGAACTTTGTGCTTTGCTAAGTACACTGATGGGCAGTGGTACAGGGCACAGATCAAGGCCACTAAGCCAGTGATTCTGGTTCACTTTGTGGATTATGGTGACACTATTGAAGTGGAAAAATCGGACTTGCTTCCAGTTCCCAGGGAGGCTAATGACATCATGTCTGTGCCTGTGCAAGCAGTTGTATGTCGTCTCTCTGATGTCCCTGCTGATGTTCCCAACGCGGCAAACAGCTGGTTTGAGACAAATGCTACAGAATGTAAATTCCGAGCACTGGTGGTGGCACGAGAACCTGATGGGAGACTGCTGGTTGAGCTGTATCACGGAAACACTCAGATTAATTCAAAgattaagaaaatgtttcagattgagatgcacacagaggagcaggtttTATTCCAGAGTCGGAGAGCACTCGAGGCTTCAGCAAACTTTGGACAAAAGACTACAAAAGCTGTCCCTAAACAAGCTGCAGAAGTGGAAGATCACACACAGGCCATCAAGAAAAATCTCTCTGCCCCAAAACCAGCATGTCAAATGAGGGATGCCGACATAAATCTACATTCTGCTCGGAAGCCATTCCAGAAGGTCAAGGCTTTTCCATTAGAGCTGTACAGACCACCTCACCAAAGGCAACCATGTGGAAAGACACCAGGCAATACTGGAAATGGTTCTGATCTGGCCGGCACCCATATCAAACCAAGAAAAGAGAGTATTCCCACGGACACCAAACAGCTCATCGAGTCCAAGTCACCTGGCACAGAATGTCAGAAGGAAAACCGTGTTGAGAAACTCCCCAAACTTGCAGACCTACCCTCAAAATCCATCACATCAGGTATGGAAGCTGATGTTTATGTCTCACACTGCAACAGCCCATCTAGTTTCTATGTACAGCTTGTCCAAGAGGAGGATGAAATATTCTCCCTAGTGGAAAAGCTCAATGATCCCCAATTCACCCCCAAAACTGGTGACATCATAGATGTCCATCCAGGTGACCTTGTTCAAGCAGAGTTTGCAGATGATTCCTCGTGGTACCGAGCAGTTGTAAGAGAaatccacagtaacacaatggCTCTCGTTGAGTTTATTGACTTTGGAAACACATCAATGGTGCCAATTTCCAAGATGGGCAGACTCCATAAGTCTTTCTTGCTACTTCCTTTATACAGCACACACTGTATGATGGGAAATACTCTTGGAAAAGATGTGCTGGATCCAGAGGAGGTGTCAGCTTTCAGAGAAGACATCGGTGGTAATGCAGAAAAGGTACTCAATTGCCGGTTCATCAGGCAGTCAGGATCTGTGTGGGAAGTCAGGCTCAGAGACAGTGGTATGAATCTTTTGTGTGAAGCACCTGTTAGATGCACAACTGATGGCTCAACAGTCGCCTCAGAGAAACTTGAGCTTGAAGTTGAAGAAAAATCTGCCCAGGACTCTGACATCAGGCAAATGCTGGAGGACTCACAGGAATCGATAGTGAACTCCAGTTCTCTCCGTTACCACCGCCGAGAGTTTTCAGAGGGTCAAAAGTTAGAGGTCTACATCACAACTACAAATGATGTTCAGACATTTTGGTGTCACACTGCGGACTCAGAAGAGCTTGATCAGATAACCTCAAGTGTTGCAGAAGTTATGAATGCAGCTGTTCTCAAACATACTGACCCACAGTCTCTCTCCCTTGGCAGTCCATGTATTGCTCTCCTTTCAAACGATCAGCTTTGGTACCGTGCAGAGGTCATTGACAAAGATGGAGACGATCTGTCTGTGCTCTTTGTGGACTACGGAAACAAGTCCAGAGTCAATGTTACAGATGTGAGGGAGGTGCCCCCTGACCTGATGGAAACTCCTCCACAGGCATTTCTGTGTGAGCTTGAAGGTTTTGACGCTTCACGTGGATGCTGGGACAGTGGTGCAGTCAGCAAATTATCAGCACTTACAACAGACAAAGTGTTACAGCTGACTGTCACTAGAGTAACAAGGCAGGAAGGAAAAATCAAATGCCTGGTGCAGGTGGAATGTGAGGGCCAGGTGATAAACGAAACACTGAAAACCTGGTGGAAGACGTCTGTGACAGGAAACCAAGCTGGTGCAGTTGGACAGACCACTTCATATGAAACGCCACAGCAGTGTGCCTCGACTGTGAACGAGACTGCACTACCTGAGGATCAACTAGCGTATCCCCAAAGCCAAGAAATGGATATTGCTGCAGCTTGTGTTCACTCTCAGACAGACCACACTGAAGAGCAGAGTGCTGGCGAGCTTGTTGACCCTCACACAGCAGGTGAGGTCCCAAAACTAACAAGTAGTCCAAAGCACAATAAAAGCTCTGAAGAGTCTCTTCTCTTTGAGTCTgtggcagaagaagaaagggatCTGATTGTGTCAGAATGCAACATGACCACTGGGCCTCAGAGACTGAGTACAGCAGAGACCCTGAGAGAAGCTGGTTCCAATGAAGGGGAGAATATAGTCTCCACAACGGTGGTCTCTCAAACTGAACCCAAAGACAGTTTGCCAGGTGATCGCAGCACAGATGAAGCCAAATTACCTCCACTGGATAACAAAGATGACCAAGGTGTTTTGACTTTTGAAGAGGAGAGCGCTTCAGCGTCAGACACTATTAGTCCAGATGACTTAAATACTCAGTTGGCCATAGATGAGTCGGACGTGGCATCGACTGACTTGGAGTCTCTGCCTGAAGAGGTGAATAACCGCAGCGTGGAAAGCATCATTAACTTCATCAATATTTCTGGTAAGAAACAAGTGAATTTTTCcttctatttttgtttgtgtagtAAACAATATGGTGTATTTCTAGCCCATCAAAGAAGCAGCTAAAAGTAAATTGGTTTATGGAAAGTAACGTGACACCTGATGGTCACCTGTTAGGACATGGTCAGTGATTGTGTGAAGATATTAAGttaatttgttgctttttttttttttttccccttttatttCCAGATACAACTGAGGAAAGACATGAGAGCAAGAACAACAGTACAAGGGATAATTCTCTTAGCATGACAACTGTGAAAATGGTAAGTTGTGTGGTTTTTTATGAGAGAATGATCTCACTGACTTGAGGGTAGATGGACTTGATGAAATCTAATTGGGTGTCGTGTTCTTCTAAAGGTTCCCCGTGAAGCTGTTTGTCACAGAGAGAGCATTGATCTGTTTGAGACAACTGATAAGATTACTGAAGACTTACAGCAGGTATGTGAAGTCATTTATCACTTCACACTAAACATAAAAGTACTTTCTTCTTTGTAAAAGTTAAACCAGAGAACACATTTTATAGGTTTGGTGTGATTTGCTGCTATTGAGCTGTACTTCCTCTCCAGTCAAAAGCACACAGTGAGATGAGGTCTTCTGGTGCTCCATGTTTcaaaacacaaggaaaaactagtaatagataaaataattgcatggacattatttttttttaaatccctcaCTGTCTCTTGTGTGTTGTCTTGTAGATTCAGACAGAATTGGAGCTTCCCCCCTGTGTGCGTCCTGTGTTTGGTAAGGGGTTCCCTGACTCTAACCCTGCAACACACCTACACCTCCGGCTCACTATATGTTGATGCTGTGGTGTGATTGTCTTCACAGATGCTCCTACAGAGCATGAAATTGAAGCTGGAGATGGTGTCACAAAGGAAGAGGTGCCATGTGTTGCCACATATGTCGAGGTAATGTTACATAAATAGTTTAAATAGTCATGTTTGGTGGTGTTCTGAGACAGTATTGACATTTGAGGCCTCAGGTGATGGATAATCTTTTTGTTTTAGAATGACTcaaagactgaagaggacacCTTGGCACATCACAAGGATACGTATTCAGGTTTGATGACAGCATCTCAGGATATTTGTTTGCCAAAATGAATTGTTGGTTTTAAAACCTCAGGCTTCTgcttttttattcttgtgtgcaatagaaatgcagaaatgcaaACATTCCCTATTGGGTCAAATAGTTACGAAGTAGTAAAACACAGTGGTAGGCAGGGCCATTTTTGGAATAAGGAAACCAAGCAAATCATTTTAATCTCATTCAGTTGTGCTCTTGTCTTTTCATAAGCAGGAAAAAAGCACTCCGAAGCATTTATGTAACACATTAGTTCTCTGCCTAAATAATCTCTTTTTGTCTGCAGCCTTGTTAGCTGTCACTGACACAGCCGCCAGTGAGCCAAACATCTGCTCCGCTCCCTCTCAAAACTTGGTAATGAGTTTGTATCCACAGATTTCTAAAGTCAAACTGCAAAACCTGCGACATCTGATGTGTGAATTTTCTCTTCATTGCTTCTCAGGGTGATGATATTGAAGAGGCCTGTTTGACAGAAGTCTGCACAGGTCTCACACTCCACTGTTAATCTTATCACTTACATTCAGCATCTCTTCTCAGTACGCACTGTGCTAtcaataatttgttttttgtccttTGCACTGCAGATCCAAATGAGCCAAGTGATGGCAGGGAAATCACCAGTGCAACAGATGATGGTCTCAGCAGTATGACAGCAGAG
Above is a genomic segment from Pempheris klunzingeri isolate RE-2024b chromosome 18, fPemKlu1.hap1, whole genome shotgun sequence containing:
- the tdrd6a gene encoding tudor domain-containing 6 produces the protein MSSILGLPTRGSDVTIHIAKVHLHPLCVLVEFWGKFCQDRIADYECLAKDIQYPGNVFQEFEGYPSDQCLVEVDGTWYRARIVSRNGLKYSVFLIDKGVTCSTTTTKLAWGKKSHFHLPPEVEFCVLANVLPLSPENRWSPVAFDFLKSLSGKSVKAHVQDVLVQHRTFVLHIPCISKQMYEMGIARKLSTDVFLDSVLMSLQSHSGTEASPDNRQTFVGAGERLHKQEFFMYPELPAGTVETVIVTDVTNPQRIFCQLRVFSQELKKLSEQITQCYEGRMTNCIVGPEMIGFPCAARGSDGRWYRSVLQQVFQANKVVEVLNVDYGTKQFVQVKNVRPLAAEFFRMPVVTYICSLHGIIDKGVGWTSSQIEYLRTLLLCKTVIAKFEYQSISEGVHYVTLYGDENTNINNLFGSKESYSLECEKTLGDYAIRTTAYSRQHSALQKRNQRKMLTPGQAAEEKEGKETTVNLPAEDPFLNSSHVAVVQHVSDPSEFWVQMQNHTKELDELMDSIYHLYKDSVNKDVVRNPTVGLYCAAKAEDGDFYRATVAEVGERQIKVFFIDYGNTEVVDGDNVRVLPDKFKKLPHLALKCTLAGVRPKEGRWSRTACEFFIKAVKDKVLRVHVTAKYDEGYVVQLTDPEAYGEKDLTTLMCSSGFAERTELQRQPKPKMTTHPAILPPIPLPDTRLSGLCTNNGMSFQTPNTTGPARNERRIPSFKEHMFPIGSVLDVNVSYIESPNDFWCQLVHNAGHLKLLMHDIQAYYAGSKFQPLVDTACVACHPDNGMWYRALVIHKHETPHVDVLFVDYGQTEMVSLYDLRRICPEFLALHGQAFRCSLLNPVDPTSATNEWNDEAVAKFQNFVETAASNFVILKCTIYAVMYSEQKIVFNIVDLETPFESVSTSMVNLVKSMPPKKAGGPSFRLDTYYYSTHNVKTGTEEEVTVTCVNNVRHFYCQLERNADVIKDLKIKVSNLCHQLENVKLPTVFGTLCFAKYTDGQWYRAQIKATKPVILVHFVDYGDTIEVEKSDLLPVPREANDIMSVPVQAVVCRLSDVPADVPNAANSWFETNATECKFRALVVAREPDGRLLVELYHGNTQINSKIKKMFQIEMHTEEQVLFQSRRALEASANFGQKTTKAVPKQAAEVEDHTQAIKKNLSAPKPACQMRDADINLHSARKPFQKVKAFPLELYRPPHQRQPCGKTPGNTGNGSDLAGTHIKPRKESIPTDTKQLIESKSPGTECQKENRVEKLPKLADLPSKSITSGMEADVYVSHCNSPSSFYVQLVQEEDEIFSLVEKLNDPQFTPKTGDIIDVHPGDLVQAEFADDSSWYRAVVREIHSNTMALVEFIDFGNTSMVPISKMGRLHKSFLLLPLYSTHCMMGNTLGKDVLDPEEVSAFREDIGGNAEKVLNCRFIRQSGSVWEVRLRDSGMNLLCEAPVRCTTDGSTVASEKLELEVEEKSAQDSDIRQMLEDSQESIVNSSSLRYHRREFSEGQKLEVYITTTNDVQTFWCHTADSEELDQITSSVAEVMNAAVLKHTDPQSLSLGSPCIALLSNDQLWYRAEVIDKDGDDLSVLFVDYGNKSRVNVTDVREVPPDLMETPPQAFLCELEGFDASRGCWDSGAVSKLSALTTDKVLQLTVTRVTRQEGKIKCLVQVECEGQVINETLKTWWKTSVTGNQAGAVGQTTSYETPQQCASTVNETALPEDQLAYPQSQEMDIAAACVHSQTDHTEEQSAGELVDPHTAGEVPKLTSSPKHNKSSEESLLFESVAEEERDLIVSECNMTTGPQRLSTAETLREAGSNEGENIVSTTVVSQTEPKDSLPGDRSTDEAKLPPLDNKDDQGVLTFEEESASASDTISPDDLNTQLAIDESDVASTDLESLPEEVNNRSVESIINFINISDSDRIGASPLYAPTEHEIEAGDGVTKEEVPCVATYVEVHNESMAPYRELPQELVLALPSDTEPQSHIVPCPDLSNLIEEVTCLVGEICLKDVCRDAQKDDTQDSEQLVHTPPEQKENFSDEEMSTSFDDDGQLSRITHLSLIITDGPADLLPEQQPEE